A stretch of the Pseudoalteromonas phenolica genome encodes the following:
- a CDS encoding YcgN family cysteine cluster protein, translating to MGAEQFWQTTSLEQMTDQEWESICDGCGKCCLHSFIDSDEEDFTSTDHLREGETLIYSSLVCQYIDEKTCACTRYSERQTLVPSCVKLTKENLKDIFFMPNSCSYRRLHEGRGLASWHPLLNQGTKDKMNELGISIQGRVTKDNTVDIEEYFEDFIVDWPEFDCD from the coding sequence ATGGGCGCAGAACAATTTTGGCAAACTACATCACTAGAGCAAATGACTGACCAGGAATGGGAGAGTATCTGCGATGGTTGCGGTAAGTGTTGCCTACACTCTTTTATAGACAGTGATGAAGAAGACTTCACAAGCACTGATCATTTGCGTGAGGGTGAAACACTTATTTACTCAAGTTTAGTATGTCAGTATATCGATGAAAAAACTTGTGCATGTACACGTTATTCGGAAAGACAAACACTTGTTCCTTCCTGTGTAAAACTCACTAAAGAGAATCTAAAAGATATTTTCTTTATGCCAAATAGCTGTAGCTATAGACGTTTACACGAAGGCAGGGGGTTAGCGAGCTGGCATCCTTTGTTAAATCAAGGAACGAAAGACAAGATGAACGAACTCGGTATAAGTATTCAAGGTAGAGTAACTAAGGACAATACGGTAGATATAGAAGAATACTTCGAAGATTTTATAGTAGACTGGCCTGAATTCGATTGTGATTAG